A stretch of Tenrec ecaudatus isolate mTenEca1 chromosome 2, mTenEca1.hap1, whole genome shotgun sequence DNA encodes these proteins:
- the LOC142441279 gene encoding olfactory receptor 2G3-like: protein MEGENMSFANAFVLLGFSDHPWLEVPLFGIVLVCSILTLIGNGAIILLTLMDSKLQTPMYFFLDNLSVLDLCVTITIVPQLLFNLWGPKKTIAYWSCMTQAYLFHWTGCTECALLAVMAYDRYVAICRPLQYTLIMRSHVCIQLAVAAWSTGLVNSLIQATLTLQLHRCGHHTLNHFFCEVPVLIKLACEDTTANDLCLTVGSIPFALVAPFLVLISYTFIVRAILKLPSAEGRRKAFGTCSSHMVVIIMFYGPAIYMYLQPPANSTQAKFMSFCYTVITPLLNPLIYTLRNKDVRQALRRIHQSQRGLKS from the coding sequence ATGGAAGGAGAAAATATGAGTTTTGCAAACGCATTTGTCTTGTTGGGTTTCTCGGATCACCCGTGGCTGGAGGTGCCCCTCTTTGGAATTGTTCTAGTCTGTTCCATTCTAACGCTGATAGGAAACGGCGCCATCATCCTTCTTACCCTGATGGATTCCAAGCTCCAAACTCCtatgtacttcttcctagacaatCTCTCTGTCCTGGACCTCTGTGTCACCATAACCATTGTGCCCCAGCTGCTGTTCAATCTCTGGGGACCAAAAAAAACGATTGCTTACTGGAGTTGTATGACACAAGCCTATCTCTTCCACTGGACAGGATGCACGGAATGCGCTCTGCTGGCAGTGATGGCCTACgatcgctatgtggccatctgccgACCACTCCAGTATACACTTATCATGCGCTCCCACGTGTGTATACAGCTGGCAGTAGCAGCCTGGTCCACTGGCTTAGTGAATTCTCTGATCCAAGCCACTCTCACTCTCCAACTTCACCGCTGTGGTCATCATACCCTAAACCACTTCTTCTGTGAGGTGCCTGTTCTGATCAAACTAGCTTGTGAAGACACCACTGCTAATGATCTGTGCTTAACTGTAGGATCTATTCCCTTTGCACTGGTTGCTCCATTTTTGGTGCTGATTTCCTACACCTTCATTGTCAGGGCTATATTGAAGTTACCTTCAGCTGAAGGAAGGCGCAAAGCCTTCGGCACCTGTAGTTCTCACATGGTCGTTATCATCATGTTCTATGGACCTGCCATCTACATGTATCTTCAGCCCCCTGCCAACAGTACTCAAGCCAAATTCATGTCTTTCTGCTATACTGTTATCACCCCTCTGCTGAATCCACTAATCTATACCTTGAGAAATAAGGATGTGAGACAAGCATTGAGGAGGATCCACCAATCCCAGAGGGGGTTAAAATCCTAA